From Meiothermus sp., a single genomic window includes:
- a CDS encoding GGDEF domain-containing protein — MHTEKLRDEDLKLVQLLEQMREQILHSSSSLESLKLSLEAAQRLLEERNQSLLNARSSLLEGHSAKDDDPLTGLPGKAAFEQALERVFASGGVFSVATFELDGFQEIRERFGGAIGDEVLRRVGQLVHKALRASDVAGRIGTETFGLILRGITGDRAFGVCERLRVAVLKYPWNQLHPELKLTISLGFASHDGESTAQEVLARANHFQAEAKSSGRNQTFPGLYY, encoded by the coding sequence ATGCATACCGAGAAGCTCCGCGACGAAGACTTGAAACTCGTACAACTGCTCGAGCAGATGCGCGAGCAAATTTTGCACTCCAGCAGCAGTCTGGAGTCCCTTAAGCTCTCGCTCGAGGCAGCCCAGCGCTTGCTAGAAGAGCGCAACCAAAGCCTACTCAATGCCCGTAGCTCCTTGCTGGAGGGTCATAGCGCCAAGGACGACGACCCCCTTACCGGACTGCCCGGCAAGGCCGCTTTTGAACAAGCCCTCGAGCGAGTGTTTGCCAGTGGAGGAGTATTCTCGGTAGCAACCTTCGAACTAGATGGCTTCCAGGAAATCCGGGAGCGTTTCGGAGGTGCTATCGGCGATGAGGTGCTGCGCCGGGTGGGCCAGTTGGTGCACAAAGCCCTGCGGGCCTCGGACGTAGCCGGGCGTATCGGCACCGAGACCTTTGGTCTAATTTTGCGCGGCATCACCGGCGACCGGGCTTTCGGGGTCTGCGAGCGGCTGCGGGTAGCGGTGCTCAAATACCCCTGGAACCAACTACATCCCGAGCTCAAATTGACCATCAGCCTGGGCTTTGCTAGCCACGACGGCGAATCTACCGCTCAGGAGGTACTAGCCCGCGCCAACCACTTTCAGGCCGAGGCCAAGAGCTCGGGCCGCAATCAGACTTTCCCCGGCCTTTACTACTAA
- a CDS encoding Mrp/NBP35 family ATP-binding protein, with the protein MSAPTEAAVLQALKTVNDPELHKDLVSLGMVEKIVVEGPRVAVKINLTTPACPLKEQIEREVRAALAQIGAAEIEVHFGAQVRAPQNLPLPGIKHVVAVASGKGGVGKSTVAANLAVALAQEGARVGLLDADIYGPSQAQMFGTQGSKLTVDEQKRMVPLERYGIKLISMANIVPPGQAMVWRGPILHGTIKQFLQEVAWGDLDYLIIDLPPGTGDVQLSLSQLTRLSGGLIVTTPQDVARIDAERAVDMFKRVQVNILGVIENMSYFEQNGQRTHIFGQGGGRQMAEQYKTAFLGEIPIALSVREGGDTGVPVVVGAPQSPEAEAFRQAARNLAGQLSVQSYLLPMA; encoded by the coding sequence ATGAGTGCGCCCACCGAAGCCGCGGTACTGCAAGCCCTGAAAACCGTCAACGACCCCGAGCTACACAAGGACTTGGTGTCGTTGGGAATGGTTGAAAAAATTGTGGTGGAGGGGCCCAGGGTCGCCGTCAAGATCAACCTGACCACCCCGGCCTGTCCCCTTAAAGAGCAGATAGAAAGAGAAGTACGCGCCGCCCTTGCCCAGATCGGCGCGGCCGAGATCGAAGTGCACTTTGGCGCCCAGGTACGCGCCCCCCAGAACCTGCCCCTGCCGGGGATTAAGCATGTGGTGGCTGTTGCTTCGGGCAAAGGGGGGGTGGGCAAAAGCACCGTTGCGGCCAACCTGGCCGTGGCCCTGGCCCAGGAAGGGGCCCGGGTGGGCTTGCTGGACGCCGATATCTACGGCCCCAGCCAGGCCCAGATGTTTGGCACCCAGGGCAGCAAGCTAACGGTGGACGAGCAAAAACGCATGGTGCCGCTGGAGCGCTACGGCATCAAGCTCATCAGCATGGCCAACATTGTACCGCCGGGTCAGGCCATGGTCTGGCGCGGCCCCATTTTGCACGGCACCATCAAGCAATTCCTCCAGGAAGTAGCCTGGGGCGACCTCGATTACCTGATCATCGACCTGCCCCCCGGCACGGGGGATGTGCAGCTCTCCTTATCCCAGCTCACCCGGCTTTCGGGTGGGCTGATCGTGACCACCCCTCAGGACGTCGCGCGCATAGATGCCGAGCGGGCGGTGGATATGTTCAAGCGGGTGCAGGTGAACATTCTGGGTGTGATCGAAAACATGTCTTATTTCGAACAAAACGGCCAGAGAACCCATATCTTTGGGCAGGGCGGGGGCCGCCAGATGGCCGAGCAGTACAAGACCGCCTTTCTGGGCGAGATTCCCATCGCGCTTTCGGTGCGCGAGGGGGGAGACACCGGAGTGCCGGTGGTAGTGGGTGCTCCTCAGTCGCCTGAAGCGGAGGCCTTCCGCCAAGCAGCACGTAACCTGGCCGGTCAGTTGTCGGTGCAGTCTTACCTGTTGCCGATGGCATAG